In Leptospira kanakyensis, a genomic segment contains:
- a CDS encoding DUF6962 family protein: protein MVFSTFLSDLVLSLVSLAMAYRFVGKSSIPSRSALYGFAIIGISAGLGSIHFLGINTLDSIYRFFVGLSGCVGVPLLGLAFFHFTFRSLSEKTFFLFIAVAFLLYLAFSYLYPLGIYSTVVGGIAMFIILISSLVRFPRKSNAAVMGIIGSVLFIVAGLVIGTKGSTGPVLNVDIFHILLAIANYCIAEGIKKLS from the coding sequence ATGGTTTTCTCAACATTTCTTTCTGACTTAGTTCTTTCCTTAGTTTCCCTCGCGATGGCTTACCGGTTCGTAGGGAAGTCTTCCATTCCCTCTCGTTCCGCTTTGTACGGATTTGCCATCATTGGAATTTCTGCGGGACTCGGTTCCATTCACTTTCTTGGAATCAACACACTCGATTCTATCTATCGTTTCTTTGTGGGATTGTCGGGATGTGTCGGTGTTCCTCTCTTAGGATTGGCATTTTTTCATTTCACCTTTCGTTCTTTGTCGGAAAAAACTTTTTTCCTTTTCATTGCTGTCGCATTTCTTCTGTATTTGGCATTCTCTTATCTCTATCCACTAGGTATTTATTCGACAGTTGTTGGTGGAATTGCGATGTTTATCATTCTCATTAGTTCTCTTGTGCGATTCCCTCGAAAATCAAATGCAGCTGTGATGGGAATCATTGGTTCTGTTTTATTTATCGTTGCTGGTCTTGTGATTGGTACTAAGGGCTCAACAGGTCCCGTTCTGAACGTTGATATCTTTCATATCTTACTTGCGATTGCTAATTATTGCATCGCCGAGGGAATCAAAAAATTAAGCTAG
- a CDS encoding sensor domain-containing diguanylate cyclase, producing MENFSNSTLEKILKLQTELTAAKPDVPYLLDLITLRAKEITNSDGAVFELVEGDELVYRAASGMGEKQIGLRIPVKGSFSGLSLQSKETLYCSDSEMDDRVNREACRRVGLRSMIVLPLYFDSEVLGVLKVHSAVVDYYSANETYVLNMLSGTMAAILHNAYRWAEREKSLQSMAYLASHDALTGVYNRSAFYDYLRRGLHRIQEDPSCLTVALFDLDGLKIVNDTHGHAAGDFYISKFASRFSHLLQHQDVFARLGGDEFGLILIHHESKESTLGLLGNLTKMVEGEIQFDTTKLEIKTSMGLSFSPEDGTEPETLMAIADSRMYEHKRSKKNK from the coding sequence ATGGAAAACTTCTCTAATTCCACGTTAGAAAAAATACTAAAACTCCAAACAGAATTAACTGCTGCCAAACCAGATGTTCCTTATCTTTTAGATCTCATCACTCTTCGAGCCAAAGAGATCACAAATTCTGATGGGGCAGTTTTTGAATTAGTGGAAGGTGATGAATTAGTTTATCGCGCCGCAAGTGGAATGGGGGAAAAACAAATTGGACTTAGAATTCCAGTCAAAGGAAGTTTCTCTGGCCTAAGCCTACAATCCAAAGAAACGTTATATTGTTCAGATTCAGAAATGGATGATCGGGTCAACAGAGAGGCTTGCCGCCGTGTAGGCCTTCGTTCTATGATTGTACTTCCTTTGTATTTTGATTCTGAAGTTCTTGGTGTTTTAAAAGTACATAGTGCAGTCGTTGATTATTATTCAGCTAACGAAACTTATGTGCTAAATATGTTGTCGGGAACGATGGCCGCCATTTTGCACAATGCATATCGTTGGGCAGAAAGAGAAAAAAGCCTGCAATCGATGGCTTACCTTGCCAGTCACGATGCTCTCACTGGTGTTTACAATCGTTCTGCCTTTTATGACTATTTGAGAAGAGGACTACATCGAATCCAGGAAGATCCTTCCTGTTTGACTGTTGCTCTTTTTGACTTAGATGGTTTAAAAATTGTGAATGATACACATGGCCATGCTGCAGGAGATTTTTATATTTCTAAGTTTGCCAGTCGTTTTTCTCATTTGCTCCAACACCAAGATGTGTTTGCTAGGCTTGGGGGAGATGAGTTTGGCCTCATTTTGATCCATCACGAATCAAAAGAATCTACACTTGGATTACTCGGGAACCTTACCAAAATGGTGGAAGGAGAAATCCAATTTGATACCACCAAGTTGGAAATCAAAACCAGTATGGGGCTTTCCTTTTCTCCCGAAGATGGAACGGAACCGGAAACTTTGATGGCAATTGCAGATAGTCGTATGTATGAACACAAAAGGTCCAAAAAAAATAAGTAA
- a CDS encoding YiiX family permuted papain-like enzyme — protein MNDLKFKLLVLLLMISTIPIFGKSIDTSKLEEGDIIFHESKSEQATAIKLATKSKYTHVGIIFKYGKTFKVLEAIEPVKITDLPKFIGRGTNNHYVIKRISKTKTKLTPETIQKMKEYGNSLLGKHYDLYFEWSDDRIYCTELVWKLYDKFTGIQLGNLKTLRDFDLSSKPVQTLMKKRYGKNIPYVEPVISPVDMFQSNELVTVME, from the coding sequence ATGAATGACTTAAAATTTAAACTCCTAGTTCTACTTTTAATGATATCCACAATTCCAATATTTGGGAAATCAATCGATACTTCAAAGTTAGAAGAGGGAGATATTATTTTTCATGAATCAAAATCAGAACAAGCAACTGCCATTAAATTAGCAACAAAATCTAAATACACCCATGTTGGAATTATTTTTAAATATGGAAAAACATTCAAAGTATTAGAAGCCATTGAACCTGTCAAAATCACCGATCTTCCAAAATTCATCGGGAGAGGAACAAACAACCATTATGTGATCAAACGTATTAGTAAAACAAAAACAAAACTGACACCAGAGACCATTCAAAAAATGAAAGAATATGGTAATTCCTTACTTGGCAAACATTATGATCTTTACTTTGAGTGGTCGGATGATCGAATTTATTGTACGGAACTTGTTTGGAAACTTTATGACAAGTTTACAGGCATCCAACTGGGAAATTTAAAAACATTACGAGACTTTGATTTATCTTCTAAACCAGTCCAAACGCTCATGAAAAAAAGATATGGGAAAAATATTCCGTATGTTGAACCAGTCATCTCCCCCGTTGATATGTTCCAATCAAACGAATTGGTTACTGTGATGGAGTGA
- a CDS encoding PAS domain S-box protein gives MEKKENKKLIPPSSLKEEDEKHKLILRQMETLGKIGHWEVDFVKQTLHWSEGVFYILEMDPSAMPVDLEKGFLSVHPDDRERAVKHMQDVLETGIKYDLECRLITTTGKIIFVHSLADVIRGEKNEPLQIVGIFQDITEQREAYQNLLQKELRLSTILKSEPECVKVVSPEGILIEMNPAGLQMIEADHPEEALGQKVENLVYPEDLVFYQSLHKNALQGIQSSARFRIIGLKGTKRWMESTAVPLTNQLGEITSVLSVTRDISEKVSAEENLIRIKKNQEALINGTSDLIWSLDSNYRLIAANQAFLDVMGFLLGVVAKEGDSVLILNQGEAFYEKWKGYYERGLSGETFKTYEKFLSPITGKEEHREVFFNPIRNTNQEITGLACFSKDITDLMLKRMELVSSERRYRALVENGVDVIAILSAEGFAKYVSPSITKVLGYSEKEAMEMNLFDFLHPDDVPKIKERLEEVITLPEGNSLPSHNFRVKHQNGSWRWMESTITNLMDDESIGGIVDNFHDVTERVVQITAIQTQNEKLKAIAWTQSHVVRNPLAKLMGIVDLIKTGTLSPTEERKSLDHLIESAKELDEIIQDIVLKSQRVIVP, from the coding sequence GTGGAAAAAAAAGAAAATAAAAAATTAATCCCTCCCTCGTCCTTAAAGGAAGAAGATGAAAAACACAAACTCATCCTTCGTCAGATGGAAACCTTAGGAAAAATTGGACATTGGGAAGTAGACTTCGTCAAACAAACCTTACATTGGTCAGAAGGTGTTTTTTATATTCTCGAAATGGATCCGTCCGCCATGCCTGTAGACTTAGAAAAAGGTTTTTTATCTGTCCATCCCGATGACCGCGAACGTGCCGTGAAACATATGCAAGATGTTTTAGAAACAGGAATCAAATACGATTTAGAATGTAGACTCATCACCACAACTGGAAAAATCATCTTTGTCCATTCTCTTGCTGATGTGATTCGCGGAGAAAAAAATGAACCCTTACAAATTGTAGGAATATTTCAAGACATCACCGAACAAAGAGAAGCTTATCAAAATCTTTTACAAAAGGAACTTAGGCTCAGCACCATCCTCAAGTCAGAACCAGAATGTGTGAAAGTAGTTTCCCCAGAAGGAATTCTCATCGAGATGAATCCCGCCGGATTACAAATGATAGAAGCTGACCATCCGGAAGAAGCTCTCGGACAAAAAGTGGAAAATTTAGTTTACCCAGAAGATTTGGTTTTTTATCAATCCTTACATAAAAATGCTCTCCAAGGAATCCAGTCCAGCGCACGATTTCGAATCATTGGTCTGAAAGGAACCAAACGATGGATGGAAAGTACTGCCGTTCCTCTCACCAACCAATTGGGAGAAATTACCTCGGTGCTCAGTGTCACTCGTGATATATCCGAAAAAGTAAGTGCAGAAGAAAATCTCATACGCATTAAAAAAAACCAAGAAGCCCTGATCAATGGGACTTCTGATTTAATTTGGTCTTTAGACTCTAACTACCGTTTGATTGCTGCAAACCAAGCCTTTCTGGATGTGATGGGTTTTCTCCTTGGAGTTGTTGCCAAAGAAGGAGATTCTGTTCTTATCTTAAACCAAGGAGAGGCCTTTTATGAAAAATGGAAGGGTTACTATGAAAGGGGTCTCTCCGGCGAAACTTTTAAAACATACGAAAAGTTCCTAAGTCCCATTACGGGAAAAGAAGAACACCGCGAAGTATTTTTTAATCCTATTAGAAATACAAACCAAGAGATTACAGGTCTCGCTTGTTTTTCTAAAGACATCACCGATTTGATGTTGAAACGAATGGAACTTGTTTCGAGTGAAAGACGGTACCGGGCTCTTGTCGAAAATGGTGTAGATGTCATTGCAATCCTGAGTGCTGAAGGTTTTGCAAAATATGTTTCTCCATCCATCACTAAAGTATTGGGATACTCCGAAAAGGAAGCCATGGAGATGAATTTATTTGATTTTCTTCATCCAGATGATGTTCCTAAAATCAAAGAACGATTGGAAGAGGTGATCACCCTTCCAGAAGGAAATTCCCTTCCCAGCCATAATTTCCGAGTCAAACACCAAAATGGTTCTTGGAGGTGGATGGAATCCACGATCACCAACTTAATGGATGATGAAAGTATCGGCGGGATTGTAGATAATTTTCATGATGTGACCGAACGAGTTGTCCAGATCACGGCCATCCAAACCCAAAACGAAAAACTAAAGGCCATTGCTTGGACCCAGTCCCATGTAGTGCGAAATCCTTTGGCCAAACTGATGGGGATTGTGGATTTGATCAAAACAGGAACCTTGTCCCCCACGGAAGAAAGGAAAAGCCTAGACCATCTGATCGAATCAGCAAAAGAACTGGATGAAATCATCCAAGACATTGTGCTAAAATCCCAAAGAGTCATAGTTCCATGA
- a CDS encoding acyl-CoA dehydrogenase family protein, producing the protein MYSQFTEQQLEIRDLVRNFVKKEIPHEVALHWDEKNQHPTELINKMRSELGINGLVIPEEYGGWGLGAIEQCLAIEELSRGCLGIALGFAYTGLGILPILKGATHEQKLKWLPEIADGKFGVSFCLSEPGAGSDVPGMTTRAEKKGDKWIINGAKQWITGASDAQAFTVFAYTDKNRGTRGVSCFYVPRNAKGLTVGKKEDKLGIRASSTHQVIFEDCEVGEDALVGKENLGFVYALQTLNASRPFVAVMGVGVAQAALDHAARYAREREQFGVKIGTFQAVQHMLADMSIKVETAREITYKAARLSDANDPNLPKYSAIAKAYASECAVQCATDAVQIFGGYGYTKEYPVEKLMRDSKILTIFEGTTQIQKNEIAAYVIKEAASKKD; encoded by the coding sequence ATGTATAGCCAATTCACAGAGCAACAACTTGAAATCAGAGATTTAGTTCGTAACTTCGTAAAAAAAGAAATCCCACATGAAGTAGCATTGCACTGGGATGAGAAAAACCAACACCCAACAGAACTCATCAATAAAATGCGTTCGGAACTGGGAATTAACGGTCTTGTCATTCCAGAAGAATACGGTGGATGGGGACTTGGTGCGATCGAGCAGTGTTTGGCTATCGAGGAACTTTCTCGTGGATGCCTAGGAATCGCACTCGGATTTGCTTACACTGGTCTTGGAATCCTTCCAATTCTAAAAGGTGCGACTCACGAACAAAAATTAAAATGGCTTCCTGAAATTGCGGACGGAAAGTTCGGAGTTTCTTTCTGTTTGTCTGAGCCAGGTGCTGGTTCTGACGTTCCAGGTATGACCACTCGCGCTGAGAAAAAAGGCGACAAATGGATCATCAATGGTGCAAAACAATGGATCACTGGTGCTTCTGATGCACAGGCCTTTACTGTATTTGCTTATACTGATAAAAACCGCGGAACACGTGGAGTTTCTTGTTTCTACGTTCCACGTAACGCAAAAGGTCTTACTGTTGGTAAAAAAGAAGATAAACTCGGAATTAGAGCATCTTCTACTCACCAAGTGATCTTTGAAGATTGTGAAGTAGGCGAAGACGCACTCGTAGGAAAAGAAAACCTAGGTTTCGTTTACGCTCTCCAAACTTTGAATGCTTCTCGTCCGTTCGTAGCGGTAATGGGAGTGGGTGTGGCACAAGCAGCACTTGACCATGCAGCTCGTTACGCTCGTGAGAGAGAACAGTTCGGTGTTAAAATCGGAACTTTCCAAGCAGTACAACACATGTTAGCTGATATGTCTATCAAAGTAGAAACTGCAAGAGAAATCACTTACAAAGCAGCTCGTCTTTCTGATGCAAACGATCCTAACCTTCCAAAATACTCTGCGATTGCAAAAGCATACGCTTCTGAATGTGCGGTTCAGTGTGCTACTGACGCAGTTCAAATTTTTGGTGGATACGGATACACGAAAGAGTATCCAGTTGAGAAGTTAATGAGAGATTCAAAAATCCTCACGATCTTCGAAGGAACGACACAAATCCAAAAGAACGAAATTGCAGCTTACGTAATCAAAGAAGCAGCTTCTAAAAAAGACTAA
- a CDS encoding SDR family oxidoreductase, which produces MKESKERIALVTGANRGIGKQVSIDLAKQGIYVLIGARNPGEAEDTLEAVKAVGKGEILSLDVSKEQSISEALDTITGSFGKLDILVNNAGIFADPGSFFATTSEDLHRTLLVNLYGPLRMIQVFLPMMIQNNFGRIVNVSSGMGQLSDMGGGYPAYRISKTAINALTNVASTEGVGKNIKINSVCPGWVKTDMGGESATRPVEKGAETIVWAATLPDNGPTGKFFRDKKEIPW; this is translated from the coding sequence ATGAAAGAATCCAAGGAACGCATCGCACTTGTCACTGGGGCCAACCGAGGGATAGGGAAACAAGTCTCCATCGATCTTGCAAAACAAGGAATCTATGTTCTCATTGGTGCAAGAAATCCTGGAGAAGCCGAAGACACACTCGAGGCAGTCAAAGCTGTAGGCAAAGGGGAAATCCTTTCCCTTGACGTTTCCAAGGAACAAAGTATCAGTGAGGCCCTGGACACCATCACAGGAAGTTTTGGTAAACTGGACATCCTCGTAAACAATGCGGGGATTTTTGCTGACCCAGGTTCTTTCTTTGCTACCACAAGCGAAGACTTACATAGAACCCTTCTTGTGAATCTTTATGGGCCTCTGCGAATGATTCAGGTATTTCTACCAATGATGATCCAAAACAATTTCGGTCGTATAGTGAATGTTAGTTCAGGGATGGGACAACTTTCTGATATGGGAGGTGGGTATCCAGCCTACCGTATTTCCAAAACTGCCATCAATGCCCTCACGAATGTGGCAAGCACAGAAGGAGTTGGGAAAAATATCAAAATCAACTCGGTTTGTCCTGGTTGGGTGAAAACGGATATGGGTGGTGAAAGTGCGACAAGACCTGTGGAAAAAGGTGCAGAGACTATCGTTTGGGCAGCGACCTTACCTGACAATGGGCCCACAGGAAAATTCTTTCGGGATAAAAAAGAGATCCCTTGGTAG
- a CDS encoding alpha/beta hydrolase, whose protein sequence is MPRVFLSLQESKNTVIFSICMAKSCSLFHNLRQLSAVLLITVSFVLVSCAGRPKYEAKANLSYANFEVYFQEKLAESKSKNHRPGNEERYISFGKKTPLAFLYIHGYGASRAEGEEVMEKLAKKFKANTYLLRLPGHGTNKEDQRDQNFNNYLDASREALYMMQSQGDRVVVFGSSMGGLLATWLASEYPEEVDGLVLANPFYAPVDSSLNLFNYPGGLTFIHLLKGKVRASAHNNNPKVLPERNNYWYPEQYFAALAGVNDLRNYAAVPDVFRKVTSPALLLYYYKTDKEQDPTASVPKMLEGYANFGLDKTPNPLNRKVAVENGMHVLMSKWVITDKAFIEAQTEKWLTELSKSK, encoded by the coding sequence GTGCCAAGGGTTTTTCTCTCTTTACAAGAAAGCAAAAACACTGTAATATTTTCCATTTGTATGGCTAAATCGTGTTCTTTATTCCACAACCTCCGACAGCTGTCTGCTGTTCTCCTCATCACCGTTTCCTTTGTCCTAGTTTCCTGTGCGGGCCGGCCCAAGTATGAAGCAAAAGCAAATTTAAGTTATGCGAACTTCGAAGTTTACTTCCAAGAGAAGTTGGCGGAAAGTAAAAGCAAAAACCATAGGCCTGGAAACGAAGAACGTTATATCAGTTTCGGTAAAAAAACTCCCCTCGCATTTTTATACATCCATGGATATGGTGCCTCTCGCGCGGAAGGAGAAGAGGTGATGGAAAAATTGGCCAAAAAATTTAAAGCCAATACCTACCTACTTCGCCTGCCGGGACACGGAACCAACAAAGAAGACCAAAGAGACCAAAACTTTAACAACTACTTAGATGCTTCTCGTGAAGCTTTGTATATGATGCAATCGCAAGGTGATCGTGTGGTTGTGTTTGGAAGTTCGATGGGAGGCCTTCTTGCCACTTGGCTTGCTTCCGAATATCCTGAAGAAGTGGATGGTCTCGTTTTAGCGAATCCATTTTATGCACCAGTCGATAGCAGTTTGAATTTATTCAACTATCCTGGTGGACTTACCTTCATCCATTTACTCAAAGGAAAGGTAAGAGCTTCCGCTCACAATAACAATCCCAAGGTCTTACCAGAAAGAAATAACTATTGGTATCCAGAACAATACTTCGCCGCTCTTGCTGGTGTGAATGATTTACGAAATTATGCAGCAGTTCCTGATGTGTTTCGAAAAGTAACTTCACCCGCTTTACTGTTGTATTACTATAAAACGGATAAAGAACAAGACCCAACGGCCAGTGTTCCTAAAATGTTAGAAGGATATGCAAACTTTGGTTTGGACAAAACTCCGAATCCTCTCAACAGGAAGGTGGCAGTCGAAAATGGAATGCATGTTCTTATGTCCAAGTGGGTAATTACAGACAAAGCCTTTATCGAAGCACAAACAGAAAAATGGCTTACAGAACTTTCTAAGTCTAAGTAA
- a CDS encoding GNAT family N-acetyltransferase: MVETLDPNSQICLDHLWEEIQNRYGFQAPNPMDFQDFLPPGGKFFIAEHNETKETIGSAAYTKFSDSQCELDAVYVFPKFRKNKVAISLLNELEKQAQADHYSSMILRAGAPQPEALTLYKNFGFKEIPSFGKWVSDPTAICFEKKII; the protein is encoded by the coding sequence ATGGTCGAAACCCTAGATCCAAACTCACAAATTTGTTTGGATCATCTTTGGGAAGAAATCCAAAATCGATATGGATTCCAAGCACCAAACCCAATGGACTTCCAAGATTTTTTGCCTCCTGGTGGTAAGTTTTTTATCGCCGAACATAATGAAACAAAGGAAACAATCGGATCAGCCGCTTATACAAAGTTTAGTGATTCACAATGTGAATTGGATGCCGTTTATGTATTTCCCAAGTTCCGTAAAAACAAAGTCGCCATATCATTGTTAAATGAACTAGAGAAACAAGCTCAAGCCGACCATTATTCTTCCATGATTTTGCGAGCGGGCGCACCACAACCAGAAGCTCTAACTTTATACAAAAATTTTGGATTCAAAGAAATTCCATCGTTTGGTAAGTGGGTATCAGATCCCACTGCCATTTGTTTTGAGAAAAAAATAATCTAA